Proteins found in one Anopheles aquasalis chromosome 3, idAnoAquaMG_Q_19, whole genome shotgun sequence genomic segment:
- the LOC126578672 gene encoding vang-like protein 1, whose translation MMGTMMETESVKSEPASKSRRSHRNAQQQHHSSGGGGAGGTLGSHRTGRHSHRSNNHSRSKRPDMAPFQTSVNIGEDTRGDGQEIIEVSILPQDETWGDNTTAITGNTSEQSISMEDVSYFQMTDDRGVGFACQRYLERGLAVLLCTVAFIGPLVMVILPKAGLFPTAFENLDLTQTERLALLACNAECKGMLVSLAARLLLLAIGLWALFLRRPIAIMPRIFLFRSSALLLVLIASFAYWLFYIVQITEGARAIVSGSSVVDYRTLVAYATSYCDTLLFIHYVAVVLLEIRHLQPLYHIKVIRSPDGESHSYSIGQLSIQRTAVWVLQRYYTEFSIYNPYLERLPVSKAQRKAAAVSSFKYYDVDGATPAQQQTQSRAVLAAHARRRDSSHNERFYEEHEYERRVKKRRARLVTAAEEAFTHIKRMQAQDMGGGGSQQGSQHGGGGAAAPPAIPLDPQEAAQAIFPSMARALQKYLRVTRQQPRHTVESILKHLAHCLKHDMTPRAFLEPYLVEAPVLQNDKERRQNHNWALICDELLTRPLSDGCTFQLIQNDVSLTVSINRIPHFTVSEEVVDPKSNKFVLKLNSETSV comes from the coding sequence ATGATGGGTACGATGATGGAAACGGAATCGGTCAAATCGGAACCGGCCAGCAAAAGCAGACGATCGCACCGGaacgcacagcagcaacaccacagcagcggtggtggcggtgccggcgGAACACTGGGTTCCCACCGGACCGGCCGTCATTCGCACCGGAGTAACAATCATTCGCGAAGCAAACGCCCGGACATGGCCCCGTTCCAGACGAGCGTCAACATTGGCGAGGACACGCGCGGTGATGGGCAGGAGATCATCGAAGTGTCCATATTGCCGCAGGATGAAACGTGGGGCGATAACACGACGGCCATCACCGGCAACACATCCGAGCAGAGTATCTCCATGGAGGACGTCAGTTACTTCCAGATGACCGATGATCGAGGGGTCGGATTCGCCTGCCAGCGTTACCTCGAGCGTGGTCTCGCTGTGCTACTCTGTACGGTCGCATTCATCGGACCGCTCGTCATGGTGATCCTACCGAAAGCGGGTCTCTTCCCGACCGCCTTCGAGAATCTGGATCTCACACAAACGGAACGGCTCGCGCTGTTGGCCTGCAACGCGGAGTGCAAGGGTATGCTGGTATCGCTGGCcgcccggctgctgctacttgcgATCGGTCTGTGGGCACTGTTTCTACGCCGACCGATCGCCATCATGCCACGGAtctttctgttccgttcgtccgCTCTTCTCCTCGTCCTGATCGCTTCCTTCGCTTACTGGCTGTTCTACATCGTGCAGATCACCGAAGGAGCCCGTGCGATCGTATCCGGATCCTCCGTCGTCGACTACCGGACGTTGGTGGCGTATGCAACGAGTTACTGCGACACGTTGCTCTTCATCCACTACGTAGCGGTGGTGCTACTCGAGATCCGTCATCTGCAGCCACTCTATCACATCAAAGTGATCCGCAGTCCGGACGGAGAATCGCACAGTTACAGCATCGGTCAGCTAAGCATCCAGCGGACGGCCGTTTGGGTGCTGCAGCGTTACTACACCGAGTTCAGCATCTACAATCCGTACCTGGAGCGGTTACCGGTGTCGAAAGCGCAACGGAAAGCGGCCGCCGTCTCTTCCTTCAAGTACTACGACGTCGATGGAGCGACACCGGCCCAACAGCAGACACAATCCCGTGCCGTCCTAGCGGCACATGCCCGGCGACGTGATTCGTCGCACAATGAGCGGTTCTACGAGGAGCATGAGTACGAGCGGCGTGTAAAGAAGCGCCGTGCGCGGCTCGTCACTGCCGCTGAGGAAGCGTTTACGCATATCAAGCGTATGCAGGCGCAGGAtatgggcggtggtggatcACAGCAAGGCTCACagcacggtggtggaggagctgCGGCACCGCCTGCCATTCCGCTGGATCCACAGGAAGCGGCCCAAGCCATCTTCCCTTCGATGGCGCGAGCTCTGCAAAAGTATCTGCGAGTGACACGCCAGCAACCGCGCCATACGGTCGAATCGATCCTGAAGCATCTGGCGCACTGTCTCAAGCACGACATGACACCGCGTGCCTTCCTCGAACCGTACCTGGTGGAGGCGCCGGTCCTGCAGAACGATAAGGAGCGACGACAGAACCACAACTGGGCGTTGATTTGCGATGAGCTGTTAACGCGACCCCTCTCCGATGGTTGCACCTTCCAGCTGATCCAGAACGATGTGTCGCTCACAGTGTCGATCAACAGGATCCCCCATTTCACCGTCAGCGAAGAGGTGGTCGATCCAAAGTCAAACAAGTTCGTGCTAAAGCTCAACTCCGAGACGAGCGTGTGA
- the LOC126576002 gene encoding coiled-coil-helix-coiled-coil-helix domain-containing protein 7: MPKNYDAEKNNPCLKEQEMSYKCLSKHNFDHSKCELFYANYNNCKEFWNKVRADRRANGIFPYLPDLAEREQIKAEYMKTKPAA, from the exons ATGCCGAAAAACTACGATGCCGAGAAAAATAATCCGTGCCTGAAG GAACAAGAAATGTCCTACAAATGCCTCAGCAAGCACAACTTTGATCACAGCAAGTGCGAACTTTTCTACGCAAACTACAACAACTGCAAAGAATTTTGG AATAAAGTGCGAGCCGATCGCCGCGCTAATGGCATTTTCCCTTACCTGCCCGATCTTGCCGAGCGGGAGCAAATCAAGGCGGAGTACATGAAGACGAAACCGGCGGCATAA